Proteins encoded in a region of the Stieleria neptunia genome:
- a CDS encoding DUF1552 domain-containing protein, protein MNRHRPNPRVVGRRSILQAAGISIALPAFDSLRSRATAGESDSPSTKSAESSQPPRRMVCIGNMLGFYPEAFWPGKPSADGTTTVRDDASSLSTTLASLAEHSGDFTVIGGLDHGLKGGHFAIHAFLSGVRSVDAKSMPDGNITLDQFAAETIAGRTRFASLTVGSDSGIHGGCQLSWSRSGTRVPPITGPRELFEKLFVGVKPADKQRAADRFRMQESILDAVNGDAKTISKQLNRRDAQKLDEYLTSIRDVEKRLGNRKQWIDIEKPPAPFAAPANTNMVDDLPMLYELIALALQTDSTRIATLELGGDFEARDFGFKSGYHSLSHHGQRKESIDALKKIESYQVEQFSRFLTKLRETESGDSNLLETTSVLFGSGMGNANSHTNTNLPIVVAGGGLRHRGTMWFDSSNPHRPPLTNLYLTLLHRFGIPAERFSTSTGTLSGLELA, encoded by the coding sequence ATGAATCGACATCGTCCCAATCCGCGGGTCGTCGGTCGCCGATCCATTTTGCAGGCCGCGGGGATTTCCATCGCTCTGCCGGCATTCGATTCGCTTCGCAGCCGGGCGACCGCGGGCGAATCGGATTCCCCGTCGACGAAGTCTGCCGAATCGTCACAGCCGCCGCGTCGCATGGTCTGTATCGGCAACATGTTGGGCTTTTACCCCGAGGCGTTTTGGCCCGGCAAGCCCTCGGCGGACGGAACAACGACCGTCCGTGACGACGCGTCGTCGCTGTCGACGACACTCGCCTCGCTGGCCGAACACTCCGGTGATTTCACCGTGATCGGCGGGTTGGACCATGGGCTCAAGGGCGGCCATTTTGCGATCCACGCGTTCCTGTCCGGCGTTCGCAGTGTGGACGCAAAATCGATGCCCGACGGGAACATCACGCTGGACCAGTTCGCCGCCGAAACGATCGCCGGCCGCACCCGGTTTGCCTCCTTGACCGTCGGCAGCGATTCGGGAATCCACGGCGGATGCCAACTGTCATGGAGCCGCTCGGGCACCCGGGTCCCACCGATCACGGGGCCGCGGGAATTGTTCGAAAAACTGTTTGTCGGAGTCAAACCGGCCGACAAACAGCGCGCCGCGGATCGGTTTCGCATGCAGGAATCGATCCTCGATGCGGTCAACGGGGACGCCAAGACGATTTCAAAACAACTCAATCGACGCGACGCCCAAAAGCTGGACGAATACCTGACGTCGATTCGCGACGTCGAAAAACGATTGGGCAATCGCAAACAGTGGATCGACATCGAAAAACCTCCCGCCCCCTTTGCTGCACCGGCCAACACGAACATGGTCGACGATCTGCCGATGTTGTACGAGCTGATCGCGCTGGCCTTGCAAACCGATTCGACTCGGATCGCCACGTTGGAACTCGGCGGCGACTTCGAAGCCCGTGATTTCGGTTTCAAAAGCGGTTATCACTCGCTTTCGCACCACGGCCAACGCAAGGAATCGATCGACGCGTTGAAGAAGATTGAATCGTACCAGGTCGAACAGTTTTCTCGCTTCCTGACCAAGCTGCGTGAGACCGAGAGCGGCGATTCCAATCTGCTGGAAACCACGTCGGTGTTGTTCGGCAGCGGGATGGGGAACGCGAACTCGCACACCAACACGAACTTGCCGATCGTCGTCGCCGGCGGAGGGCTGCGGCATCGGGGCACGATGTGGTTTGATTCGTCGAATCCACACCGTCCCCCGTTGACCAACCTGTACCTGACCTTGCTGCATCGGTTCGGGATTCCGGCAGAACGTTTCTCGACCAGCACCGGCACGCTTTCGGGTTTGGAGTTGGCGTGA
- a CDS encoding protein kinase domain-containing protein, with amino-acid sequence MESKLPEQLGIWRLGSSLCANAAFCVSFAQPVDAAGSPRWDYAMKVAMRPEDRDGITGSLTAGAQIRHPNVVPILDGDVSGAWPYLTMPLLDGRTMKWHLSSGPRKPLPVALWLIRQICQGLGAIHAAGWTHGDVKPDNVIVGSNGHVTLIDLAFAHRGTLDQSAPFRGTRQYAAPELLVNASAGSPASDIFAAGRMLWEWLARVETTNEQVLSPACELVECMVDAAPENRPSADEVTAALLRLEIDTLGEHIVPARPRRAA; translated from the coding sequence ATGGAATCAAAGCTGCCTGAACAATTGGGAATTTGGCGACTGGGCTCAAGTTTGTGTGCCAATGCGGCGTTTTGCGTCAGCTTCGCCCAACCGGTCGATGCCGCCGGTAGCCCGCGCTGGGACTATGCCATGAAGGTGGCGATGAGGCCCGAAGATCGCGATGGAATCACGGGTTCCCTGACCGCCGGAGCCCAGATCCGGCATCCCAACGTGGTCCCGATCCTCGACGGCGACGTGTCGGGAGCGTGGCCTTACTTGACGATGCCGCTGTTGGACGGGCGGACGATGAAATGGCATCTATCCAGCGGTCCACGAAAACCCCTGCCAGTCGCGCTCTGGCTGATCCGACAGATTTGCCAGGGGCTCGGCGCGATCCACGCCGCCGGTTGGACTCACGGCGACGTCAAACCCGACAACGTGATCGTGGGCAGCAATGGGCACGTGACGCTGATCGATCTGGCATTTGCCCATCGGGGCACACTCGACCAGTCGGCACCGTTTCGCGGCACTCGGCAATACGCCGCACCCGAGCTGCTCGTCAACGCGTCCGCGGGAAGCCCGGCGAGCGACATCTTTGCCGCCGGACGCATGCTGTGGGAATGGCTGGCGCGGGTGGAAACGACCAACGAGCAAGTCCTCAGCCCGGCGTGTGAGTTGGTCGAGTGCATGGTCGACGCGGCGCCGGAAAACCGTCCGTCTGCCGACGAGGTCACCGCGGCGTTGTTGCGTTTGGAAATCGACACGCTTGGCGAACACATCGTCCCGGCCCGGCCACGACGCGCCGCGTAG
- a CDS encoding FMN-binding glutamate synthase family protein produces MHWVWTTIIIAVIVLAWVAYDVLQKKHAILHNFPIIGHFRYWLEAIGPELRQYIVTNNDEERPFSRDQRRWVYASSKKDNNYFGFGTDNELESSPNYLIIRHSAFPLSDPLPGEDDFDPNHSAACKKVMGATQGRAKAFRPDSIVNISAMSFGSLSAPAIEALNRGAALAGCLHNTGEGGVSPYHGKGGELIWQIGTGYFGCRTADGRFDIAQFRDVVQSHPIRAIEIKLSQGAKPGRGGLLPAAKISPEISRIRGVPMGKDCASPASHREFSGVDSMLDFVERLAQESGLPVGIKSAVGQMDFWYDLAGQIHETGRSVDFVTIDGGEGGTGAAPLVFSDHVAMPFKLGMSSVYRIFRDAELHENIVFIGSGKLGFPHSALLAFGLGCDMINVGREAMLSIGCIQAQRCHTGHCPAGIATQNRWLMGGLDPTDKSHRFANYVVTLRKELLQLGRACGVPHPCDVELKHFDILSDAFGTTSAKELFGYRWASNA; encoded by the coding sequence ATGCATTGGGTCTGGACGACGATCATCATCGCGGTGATTGTGCTGGCGTGGGTCGCGTACGATGTCCTGCAAAAGAAACACGCGATTCTGCACAATTTCCCGATCATCGGCCATTTTCGATACTGGCTGGAAGCGATCGGCCCCGAGTTGCGGCAATACATCGTCACCAACAACGATGAAGAACGCCCCTTCAGCCGGGACCAGCGGCGCTGGGTGTATGCGTCGTCCAAAAAGGACAACAACTATTTTGGTTTCGGGACGGACAATGAATTGGAATCGTCCCCGAACTATTTGATCATTCGCCACAGTGCGTTTCCGCTCAGCGATCCGCTGCCGGGCGAAGACGACTTTGACCCGAATCATTCCGCGGCGTGCAAGAAAGTGATGGGTGCGACGCAGGGCCGCGCCAAAGCGTTTCGGCCGGATTCGATCGTCAACATTTCGGCGATGAGTTTCGGATCGCTCAGCGCCCCGGCCATCGAGGCGCTCAACCGGGGCGCGGCGCTCGCCGGATGCTTGCACAACACCGGCGAAGGCGGCGTGTCGCCCTATCACGGCAAAGGCGGCGAGCTGATTTGGCAGATCGGCACCGGTTACTTCGGCTGTCGAACCGCTGACGGACGATTCGACATCGCACAGTTCCGCGATGTCGTTCAGTCGCATCCGATTCGCGCGATCGAAATCAAGCTTAGCCAGGGCGCCAAGCCGGGCCGTGGCGGGTTGCTGCCGGCGGCAAAGATTTCTCCCGAGATCTCAAGGATCCGGGGCGTACCGATGGGCAAGGATTGCGCCAGTCCGGCGTCGCACCGTGAGTTCAGCGGCGTCGACTCGATGCTCGACTTTGTCGAACGACTCGCCCAGGAAAGCGGTTTGCCGGTCGGCATCAAGTCGGCCGTCGGGCAAATGGATTTCTGGTACGACTTGGCCGGCCAGATTCACGAGACCGGTCGCAGCGTGGACTTTGTCACCATCGACGGGGGCGAAGGCGGGACGGGCGCGGCGCCCCTGGTCTTTTCCGACCATGTCGCCATGCCCTTTAAACTGGGGATGAGTTCGGTGTATCGCATCTTTCGAGACGCCGAATTGCATGAAAACATCGTCTTCATCGGATCCGGTAAGCTCGGCTTTCCGCACAGCGCGTTGCTGGCCTTCGGATTGGGGTGTGACATGATCAACGTCGGCCGTGAAGCCATGTTGTCGATCGGATGCATCCAGGCACAACGCTGTCACACCGGGCACTGTCCGGCCGGCATCGCCACCCAGAATCGATGGCTGATGGGAGGGCTGGATCCGACCGACAAGTCGCATCGGTTTGCCAACTACGTCGTGACACTGCGAAAGGAACTGTTACAGCTCGGTCGGGCATGCGGCGTGCCGCATCCCTGCGACGTGGAGTTGAAGCATTTTGACATCCTGTCCGATGCGTTCGGTACCACGTCGGCCAAGGAACTGTTCGGATACCGTTGGGCGTCGAACGCCTAG
- a CDS encoding DUF1592 domain-containing protein codes for MRLSIMARALCVGFALSGGLTQPQSQAEDAIAFLETYCVDCHNADDAGGEREFDALDLSSTDHDTQIIVQEIIDQLTLGDMPPEDAEQPTRGERLAAIDSLTASLQQLRNQSSSTGGQTVLRRLTRREYLATVSDLFQMDMSMFDPSDRFPRDNTVEHLDNVGDALVTSGHLLEQYLDAADAIVEKALANRTQPDEKSWHFDDHFRQQPELDGAHRAAFNFRYLCLYDSPLADRPEGAYGPLEEFAEGVPSDGVYEIRVLAQALHRDTPYSEADLKIDLSEKFRLGIRPGNAKAGSLHTMQPIQPLLAERTIDDGEPRWYTMEVPLDRGFTPRFTFENGLREVRPLHTRLHRKYADLLPEHARGGQGIVRARNAMLRYGQVPQIRIHEVVIRGPIFRQWPSATLASVLPGGRFQPDDARELTAAFARRAYRRPLKPGELDRLMSVYQTRLRHGRDPFGAFKDTLKTALCSPAFLYLHPDCPADSDQLSQHALAARLSYFLTGSMPDAILREAADSQQLDREALIEHTRRLLADTKSDAMIAGFTDAWLNLRALGEMPPDRDQFWRYYASNLQPDMKQETRRFLRHLIDENASIVRWLDADYSFINRDLAKLYGVVDQVPAEGADVFRKVVFGDRRRGGLLGQASVLTVSANGIETSPVVRGVWMLENVLGTPPPPPPDDVPAIDPDVRGATSVRDLLEKHRTSAACNECHRKIDPLGFALECFDPIGEVRTRYENKAAIDTSGKLPSGQAFAGVEELKTLLVQRQAFFARAFTEKLFAYALGRRIEWSDRATIDAILERLAKNEYPTRELIEQIVISDLFSRR; via the coding sequence ATGCGTCTTTCCATTATGGCGCGCGCCCTCTGCGTCGGGTTTGCACTGTCGGGCGGATTGACGCAACCGCAGAGCCAGGCCGAAGATGCGATCGCGTTTTTGGAAACCTACTGCGTCGATTGCCACAATGCCGACGATGCCGGTGGTGAGCGTGAATTTGATGCGCTCGACTTGTCGTCGACCGATCACGACACGCAAATCATCGTGCAGGAGATCATCGACCAGTTGACGCTCGGCGACATGCCGCCCGAGGACGCGGAGCAGCCGACACGTGGTGAGCGTCTGGCGGCGATCGATTCGCTGACCGCGTCGCTGCAGCAGCTGCGCAACCAGTCGTCCAGCACCGGCGGTCAAACGGTGCTGCGTCGGTTGACCCGTCGCGAGTACCTGGCCACCGTCAGCGATCTGTTCCAGATGGACATGTCGATGTTCGATCCCAGTGATCGGTTTCCGCGGGACAACACCGTCGAACACCTCGACAACGTCGGCGACGCCCTGGTGACCTCGGGACACCTGTTGGAACAATACCTGGACGCGGCCGATGCGATCGTCGAAAAAGCGCTCGCCAACCGCACGCAACCCGACGAAAAAAGTTGGCACTTCGACGACCATTTTCGTCAGCAACCCGAGCTGGATGGGGCTCACCGGGCGGCTTTTAACTTTCGCTATCTGTGTTTGTACGACAGCCCGCTGGCGGATCGCCCCGAGGGTGCGTACGGACCGCTGGAAGAGTTTGCCGAGGGCGTGCCGTCGGACGGCGTCTATGAGATCCGTGTGCTCGCCCAAGCGCTTCACCGCGACACGCCTTATTCAGAAGCCGACCTGAAGATCGACTTGAGCGAAAAGTTTCGCTTGGGCATCCGCCCCGGAAACGCCAAGGCGGGCAGCTTGCACACGATGCAGCCGATTCAACCCTTGCTGGCCGAGCGTACGATCGACGACGGTGAGCCACGGTGGTACACGATGGAGGTGCCGTTGGATCGCGGTTTCACCCCGCGATTCACGTTTGAAAACGGCTTGCGCGAGGTGCGTCCCCTGCACACGCGGCTGCATCGGAAATACGCCGACTTGTTACCCGAACATGCCCGCGGCGGCCAGGGAATCGTTCGCGCACGCAACGCGATGTTGCGATACGGCCAGGTCCCGCAAATCCGGATTCACGAAGTCGTGATCCGCGGTCCGATTTTTCGACAGTGGCCCAGCGCGACCTTGGCAAGCGTTTTGCCCGGCGGCCGATTCCAGCCCGACGACGCCCGCGAGCTGACCGCAGCGTTTGCCCGCCGCGCCTATCGACGGCCCCTGAAACCGGGAGAACTCGATCGGTTGATGTCGGTCTATCAGACACGTCTGCGGCACGGTCGTGATCCGTTCGGCGCATTCAAGGACACGTTGAAGACCGCGCTTTGTTCGCCGGCGTTTTTGTATCTGCATCCCGATTGCCCTGCCGATTCCGATCAGCTGTCCCAACATGCGCTCGCCGCCCGATTGTCGTACTTTCTGACCGGATCGATGCCCGATGCGATCTTGCGGGAAGCGGCCGATTCACAGCAGTTGGATCGCGAGGCGTTGATCGAACATACGCGCCGATTGCTGGCCGATACCAAGTCCGACGCGATGATCGCCGGGTTCACCGACGCCTGGTTGAATCTACGCGCACTGGGCGAGATGCCGCCGGACCGCGATCAGTTTTGGCGTTACTACGCATCCAATTTGCAGCCCGACATGAAACAGGAAACGCGTCGCTTTCTGCGTCACCTGATCGATGAAAACGCGTCGATCGTACGCTGGCTGGATGCGGATTATTCGTTCATCAATCGAGACCTGGCAAAGCTCTATGGCGTGGTGGATCAGGTGCCTGCCGAAGGTGCCGATGTGTTTCGGAAAGTCGTGTTCGGCGACCGGCGTCGTGGCGGACTGTTGGGCCAGGCGAGCGTGTTGACGGTGTCCGCCAACGGGATCGAAACCTCGCCCGTCGTCCGCGGTGTCTGGATGCTGGAAAACGTGCTCGGAACTCCCCCGCCGCCTCCGCCGGACGATGTGCCCGCGATCGATCCCGATGTGCGGGGGGCGACGTCGGTGCGTGACTTGTTGGAGAAGCATCGGACCTCGGCCGCCTGCAACGAATGCCATCGCAAAATTGATCCGCTCGGTTTTGCACTGGAGTGTTTTGATCCGATCGGTGAGGTGCGCACGCGTTACGAGAACAAAGCGGCCATCGACACGTCGGGAAAACTTCCCAGCGGGCAAGCCTTTGCCGGCGTCGAAGAATTGAAGACGCTGTTGGTGCAGCGCCAAGCGTTTTTCGCGCGAGCGTTCACCGAAAAGCTGTTCGCCTATGCACTCGGGCGGCGGATCGAGTGGAGCGACCGGGCAACGATCGATGCCATCCTGGAGCGGTTGGCGAAGAACGAGTATCCGACGCGAGAGCTGATCGAGCAAATCGTGATCAGCGATCTGTTTTCGCGGCGGTAG
- a CDS encoding ABC-F family ATP-binding cassette domain-containing protein, translating to MAVLIQVRNAHKRFGDQVLLDGADVSLVDDVKVGFIGRNGAGKSTFLRALLGDEELEQGEVIHHPSLRIGYLRQHDPFQPGESALDFLMRESGQPDWRCGEVAGQFELKGDYLNGPVKALSGGWQTRVKLAALLLNDPNLLMLDEPTNFLDLRTQILLEHFLRTFNKAALIVSHDRAFLKATCSQTLELSRGKLTMYPGKIDRFLEFREERREHDRRVNATVIAKQKQLQRFIEKNRANASTASQARSKAKQLERLQTSEVEVDEPTVHIRAPRVTPRQGTVMRTEELAIGYPGHTVAENISLEIEHGQRAAIVGDNGQGKTTLLRTLVDSLEPINGSIKWGHATELGTYAQHVYSSLDDRRTVLEHLEYESNADTTRQDCLAMAGALLFRDSHINKKIKVLSGGERARLCMAGLLLGTANVLVLDEPGNHLDVETVEALADALVDYQGTVIFTSHDRHFMQRVATNVIEVRDGTVKNYFGNYESYLQSVESEVDEGERERDRIAGKAAPPPPTKAASAEDYRASQRQSRKAEKEIKNLEKKIAQLDDEKKSVNEKLLTETDPDEAVRLHDKLTEISEELEQAEERWMELSDF from the coding sequence ATGGCCGTATTGATTCAAGTGCGAAACGCCCACAAGCGTTTCGGCGACCAAGTCCTGCTCGATGGTGCCGACGTTTCCCTGGTCGACGACGTCAAGGTCGGCTTTATCGGCCGGAACGGTGCCGGGAAAAGTACGTTTTTGAGGGCGCTGCTGGGCGACGAAGAACTGGAACAGGGCGAGGTCATTCACCATCCCTCGCTGCGGATCGGCTACCTCCGCCAACACGACCCCTTCCAGCCGGGGGAATCGGCGTTGGATTTCCTGATGCGGGAAAGCGGCCAACCCGATTGGCGCTGCGGCGAGGTCGCCGGCCAATTCGAACTCAAGGGGGACTACCTCAATGGCCCCGTCAAAGCACTCTCCGGTGGGTGGCAGACACGGGTCAAACTGGCGGCGTTGCTGCTGAACGATCCCAACCTGTTGATGCTGGACGAACCGACCAACTTCCTGGACCTGCGAACTCAGATTCTGCTGGAACACTTTCTGCGGACGTTCAATAAAGCGGCGTTGATCGTCAGCCACGACCGCGCGTTTTTGAAAGCCACGTGCTCCCAGACTCTGGAACTGTCGCGCGGCAAATTGACGATGTACCCCGGCAAGATCGATCGGTTTCTGGAATTCCGCGAAGAGCGTCGCGAACACGATCGCCGAGTCAATGCGACCGTCATCGCCAAACAAAAACAATTGCAACGGTTCATCGAGAAAAACCGCGCCAACGCCTCCACGGCCAGCCAGGCACGCAGCAAGGCCAAGCAATTGGAGCGTTTGCAGACCAGTGAAGTGGAGGTGGACGAACCGACCGTTCACATCCGCGCGCCGCGCGTCACCCCGCGACAAGGCACGGTGATGCGAACCGAGGAGCTGGCGATCGGCTATCCCGGCCACACCGTCGCCGAAAACATCTCCCTGGAAATCGAACACGGCCAACGGGCGGCCATCGTCGGCGACAACGGCCAAGGAAAAACGACGCTGCTGCGGACCCTCGTCGATTCCCTCGAGCCGATCAATGGTTCCATCAAATGGGGCCACGCAACCGAACTCGGCACCTACGCCCAACACGTTTACTCCAGCCTGGATGATCGACGGACCGTGTTGGAGCATTTGGAGTATGAATCCAACGCGGACACCACGCGACAGGATTGCCTGGCGATGGCCGGAGCGCTGCTGTTTCGCGATTCGCACATCAATAAGAAAATCAAGGTGCTCTCCGGAGGTGAACGCGCGCGATTGTGCATGGCCGGCCTGCTGCTGGGAACCGCCAACGTGCTCGTCTTGGACGAACCGGGCAACCACCTGGATGTCGAAACCGTCGAAGCCCTCGCCGATGCCCTGGTCGACTACCAAGGCACCGTGATCTTCACCTCGCACGACCGACACTTCATGCAACGTGTGGCGACCAACGTGATCGAGGTTCGCGACGGGACGGTCAAGAATTATTTCGGCAACTACGAGTCCTATCTGCAGAGCGTCGAAAGCGAGGTCGACGAAGGCGAACGGGAACGCGACCGGATCGCCGGAAAAGCCGCCCCGCCGCCGCCGACCAAAGCCGCCAGCGCCGAGGATTACCGGGCCAGTCAGCGTCAATCGCGCAAGGCCGAAAAGGAAATCAAGAACCTGGAAAAGAAGATCGCGCAGCTCGATGACGAGAAAAAATCCGTCAACGAAAAACTGTTGACCGAAACGGACCCCGACGAAGCGGTGCGGTTGCACGACAAGTTGACCGAGATCAGCGAAGAACTCGAACAAGCCGAAGAACGTTGGATGGAACTGAGTGATTTCTGA
- a CDS encoding MotA/TolQ/ExbB proton channel family protein — MPQGLPIQFEVLLAQGNADQAAESAGLLDIVLSGGIVGAVILVVLLSLSFLAAYLVFDQVMTLRRGEVLPEGLSETVRQALLTGRLQEADAACRREPSVLSVVLLSGIAEVEYGWQGVEKAVEDALAEQSARMMRRIEYLSVIGNIAPMVGLLGTVTGMIFAFQQVATTRGAAGAGDLAEGIYQALVTTVGGLVVAIPALAAYAVSRNRVDTLIADVAFQVQHALAPIKRRPTKNVAAPKRTS, encoded by the coding sequence ATGCCGCAGGGATTGCCGATTCAATTTGAGGTGTTGCTTGCCCAAGGAAATGCCGACCAGGCGGCCGAGAGCGCGGGGTTGCTGGACATCGTGCTCAGCGGCGGGATCGTCGGCGCGGTCATCTTGGTGGTGCTGCTTTCGCTCAGCTTTTTGGCGGCGTACCTGGTGTTCGACCAGGTGATGACGCTCCGCCGTGGCGAAGTCTTGCCGGAGGGGTTGAGCGAAACCGTCCGCCAAGCCTTGCTGACCGGCCGGCTGCAAGAAGCCGATGCGGCGTGCCGGCGTGAACCGAGCGTTCTGAGCGTGGTGTTGTTGTCGGGGATTGCGGAAGTCGAGTACGGCTGGCAGGGCGTGGAAAAGGCGGTCGAGGATGCGCTCGCGGAACAGTCCGCCCGCATGATGCGACGGATCGAATACTTGTCCGTGATCGGCAACATCGCCCCGATGGTCGGGCTGTTGGGAACGGTGACCGGGATGATTTTTGCGTTCCAGCAAGTCGCCACGACGCGGGGGGCCGCGGGAGCCGGTGACTTGGCCGAAGGGATTTACCAGGCGTTGGTGACCACCGTCGGCGGCTTGGTCGTTGCGATTCCCGCATTGGCGGCCTATGCCGTCAGCCGCAACCGAGTCGACACGCTGATCGCGGACGTCGCGTTCCAAGTCCAGCACGCATTGGCCCCGATCAAACGCCGCCCGACCAAGAACGTCGCCGCCCCCAAACGGACGTCGTGA